GTTTCAAGCGCCTCAGCGAGCTGCGGCTTTGTGAGGCCTTGCTCCGCCAGCAGCGCCAGCAGCAGACTAGCGGAGAGGCCGATAAGCGGTGCGCCGCGTACGCTAAGAGCATGAATATGGGTCACCAGCTGCGCTACGGTGTGGGCCGGTAGCCAGTTTTTCTGCTGCGGCAGAGCCTGCTGGTCGAGGATCCAAAGCTGGTTATCACGCACTTCAAGACTGGTGGTTTTTAAATTATGCATTCGTGTTAATTCCATGTTGCGTTGTTGCGGTATATTGTGCCAACATGACTTCCGGATGTATAGACGTCCAAACGTCTTAGTTGACTTTATTTTCTGAGAGGCCCGCCATGTCGCAATACCGCACTTTTACCGCCGCTGACGCAGTGGCATATGCTCAACAATTTGGCGGGCTTCAGGCTCCGTCTGAGCTGGTGGAGGCGCAGGAAGTCGGCGACGGTAATCTCAACCTGGTATTTAAAATCTTTGATACTCAAGGCGTAAGCCGGACGATCGTCAAGCAGGCGCTGCCGTACGTGCGCTGCGTGGGCGAGTCCTGGCCGCTGACGCTGGATCGCGCTCGTCTTGAGGCGCAGACCCTGGTGGAACACTATAAGCACAGCCCGGAGCACACGGTGAATGTGGTGCATTACGACCCGACGCTGGCGGTGATGGTAATGGAAGATCTCTCCAGTCATCGCATCTGGCGCGGTGAGCTGGTGAAGGGCGTTTATTACCCTCAGGCCGCTAGCCAGCTCGGAGAATATCTGGCGAAGGCGCTGTTCCATACTTCGGACTTCTATCTTCATCCGCATGATAAGAAGGCGATGGTTGCCCGCTTTATCAACCCTGAAATGTGCGAGATCACCGAGGATCTGTTCTTTAACGATCCCTATCAGATCCATGAGCGAAATAACTATCCGGCCGCGCTGGAGCCGCAGGTTGCTGCGCTGCGTAGTGACCGCGATCTGAAGCTGGCGGTGGCCCTGCTGAAGCATAAATTCTTATCAAGCGCCGAGGCGCTGCTGCACGGGGATATTCACAGCGGATCGATCTTTGTGGCGGAAGGTAGCCTGAAAGCCATTGATGCCGAATTTGGCTACGTCGGCCCGGTTGGTTTCGATATCGGTACCGCCATCGGCAACCTGCTGCTGAACTACTGCGCTCTGCCTGGCCATTTTGGCCCACGTGACGCGGCCAGCCAGCGTGAGCAGCGCCTGAAAGACATTCAGGAGCTGTGGCTGAGTTTCGCCGCTCGCTTTACAACGCTTGCTCGCACTAAAACTCGCGACGCGGCGCTGGCGACGGAAGGGTATGCCGAACACTATCTGCAAAAAGTTTGGGTTGATGCGGTAGGCTTCTGCGGCACCGAGCTGATTCGCCGTACCGTCGGGCTGTCGCACGTTGCCGATCTGGAAAGCATTGAGGATGAGGCAACCCGCCTGGCCTGTATCAGCCACGCGATTGAGCTGGGCAAGTTCCTGATTCTGATTGCCGGGCAGATAGATTCGGTGGATGAATTTATTGCGAGGGTTCGGCAGAAGGGGTGAGTTTCTCCGCCTGATAATTTATTTCAACCGTTAATCTCTCCTATGCAGATCTGGTGAAAAGTTCCGTTCACTTCTATCCCAGATTTGCATGCCGTCACTGAACTGGTGAACGTCTTAGGGGAGTCACCGTCACTCCCCTAAGAACCCGGACTCCCGGCCAAATAAATCGACCGCTGAAGCGGCAGACCTCCGTTTTATCTCCCAGTCCTGGGTCGCCTGAGATGCGTTCCCGACGCTCTCAGCCTCCGGCCGTTCCCGACGGCCGGACCCTGGCCAGTCGGAGAGAAAACGGAGGCGATTTAAGCCGGAACCGGGCCTCGCTTTAAACTCGCAGCTATGCGGGACAGAAAAATTGCTGCAAGACTCACAGCCACGCCCTTGTTCCCGGCTCTCATCGCCCCCGGCTCTGACCCAACTCAGGCGGGGTTGAGCTGCCGGGAGCAGCGAAAGAGAGCGATCGTCGGGAACGAATCGCGAACGACCCCGAATGTTTGGGTGATAGTCGGTGGGTTTACCGCTTTAGCGGCGATGAGCTCGCCGGGCGCCGGGGCTGTCCGGGGGATGGCGTTATCCCCCGGACACGTTCACCGTTTGCTGCGGTGGCAGAGATAACTTGTCGGATGGGGGAACGGAAAACTGCTTGCTGGCAGATCCTTCCTTTAGAAATGATAAAAGAAAGATCTGTATTAGAGGCAGTTACAGGAGTTCGAGAAAGTAAATCGTAGGGCTACCCCAAATACTCAATAATCGACAACCCGCCGTTATAATCCGTGCTGTAGACAATCCCCTGAGCATCCACAAATACGTCGCATGACTGGATCACTTGCGGGCGGCCAGGGCGAGTATCCATCATCCGCTCCGGGGCAGCAGGCACTAACGCACCTGTTTCTATCGGGCGGTACGGGTTAGAAATATCGTAAGCTCTTACGCCCGCGTTCTGGTAAGTGGCGAAAATCAGCGTATCGCTGATAAAGCTGCCGGGGCGGTTTTCGTGCAGATTATGCGGGCCAAAGTGTGCGCCTTTCGCCACGTAATCAATCTCATCCGGCTGCGGGAACGTGGAGATGCTGACCGGGTTTGCCGGGTCACGAATATCGAACAGCCAAATCAGCTTCTCGCCGTCTTGCTGGTTGTCCAGCACCGCCTCGTCGAGCACCACCAGCAGGTCGCGGTTCGGCAGCGGCAGCGCCGTGTGCGTACCGCCGCCAAACGGCGGGCTCCAGTTACGGTGGCTGATGAGCTGCGGCTGCGAGCGGTCGGACACATCAAGCAGCGTCAGGCCGCCGTCGCGCCAGCTGGCATAAGCCGTGTCGCCGCTGATAATCGCGTGGTGTAACGCATAGCGCTTCCCTTCCGGCCATGTAGGCTGTTCACCTGCGGCCGTATTCATCCCCGGTAGCCACCAGTTGCCTGCAACCTGCGGATGGCGAGGATCGGCGAGGTCGATGGTCAGGAAAATGTAATCGCAAAACCCGTCTATTAGCGCGGAAACATAGGCCCAGCGTCCGCCTACGTACCAGCAGCGGTGAATGCCGATGCCGTTTAGCGACAGGAAACTGATTTCTTTGGGCTTGTCCGGCGTGGAAATATCAAAAATACGTAATCCGGCGCTCCAGCCTTTATCCTGCACGTCGCGTACCGTTTCACCGACTGATTTGGTGTAGTAAACCTTTTCGTCGGCGAAACGTACGTCGGCGAACAGGTCGCGGGCGTTTATCACCAGCAGCAGGTCGTCGTGCGCCTGCAGGTGAATATTCCAGGTGCCGGGCGGTGCGGGCACGAAGCCCGCTGCTTTCGGGTTTTTAGGATC
This region of Cedecea lapagei genomic DNA includes:
- the mtnK gene encoding S-methyl-5-thioribose kinase; translated protein: MSQYRTFTAADAVAYAQQFGGLQAPSELVEAQEVGDGNLNLVFKIFDTQGVSRTIVKQALPYVRCVGESWPLTLDRARLEAQTLVEHYKHSPEHTVNVVHYDPTLAVMVMEDLSSHRIWRGELVKGVYYPQAASQLGEYLAKALFHTSDFYLHPHDKKAMVARFINPEMCEITEDLFFNDPYQIHERNNYPAALEPQVAALRSDRDLKLAVALLKHKFLSSAEALLHGDIHSGSIFVAEGSLKAIDAEFGYVGPVGFDIGTAIGNLLLNYCALPGHFGPRDAASQREQRLKDIQELWLSFAARFTTLARTKTRDAALATEGYAEHYLQKVWVDAVGFCGTELIRRTVGLSHVADLESIEDEATRLACISHAIELGKFLILIAGQIDSVDEFIARVRQKG
- a CDS encoding LVIVD repeat-containing protein: MALPQPEYSRNMRLIGHSDQGGRPDGVQLMVHRGYAYIGHMVSQGFSIVDVRDPKNPKAAGFVPAPPGTWNIHLQAHDDLLLVINARDLFADVRFADEKVYYTKSVGETVRDVQDKGWSAGLRIFDISTPDKPKEISFLSLNGIGIHRCWYVGGRWAYVSALIDGFCDYIFLTIDLADPRHPQVAGNWWLPGMNTAAGEQPTWPEGKRYALHHAIISGDTAYASWRDGGLTLLDVSDRSQPQLISHRNWSPPFGGGTHTALPLPNRDLLVVLDEAVLDNQQDGEKLIWLFDIRDPANPVSISTFPQPDEIDYVAKGAHFGPHNLHENRPGSFISDTLIFATYQNAGVRAYDISNPYRPIETGALVPAAPERMMDTRPGRPQVIQSCDVFVDAQGIVYSTDYNGGLSIIEYLG